One Loxodonta africana isolate mLoxAfr1 chromosome 6, mLoxAfr1.hap2, whole genome shotgun sequence DNA window includes the following coding sequences:
- the CATIP gene encoding ciliogenesis-associated TTC17-interacting protein isoform X1, whose product MSYKLHSTGLRAKDHQPSSQKESLPLPEANGEAIKFLTSLQPKELQLLFFSETLTMVSDTGEPLGELTIDVQKGKYRDELGVISDCLIVHAFNRGYLDNTLCGNSLLGYLSGKMEIMEQHSHEFIKFLVLPMERKTSLVRQEDQLAMTRIVKEGEEMKTEVTFFPWNSIAGFISEAANLVLLRAMGRRQMVPSNACFLALDTEGKLCYSTYQALGFQTIQVGRQQAEVFIVEQTVHSEEGIPMSCQFYLFSDGHLAKRVQVGSPGCCIITKMPILREEDEVEPPPVFEKKPLAWEEDMELYSRFLDRKEELRLCHTSYMRHHPEAQALISDFLLFLLLRQPADVVTFAAEYFGPFAVRRRPAPSLRSSNRPSPFRSLAPEQPSSSGSPPASGEG is encoded by the exons ATGTCCTACAAACTTCATTCCACAG GACTCAGAGCCAAGGACCACCAGCCCTCATCCCAGAAGGAGAGTCTGCCACTCCCAGAAGCCAATGGGGAAGCCATCAAGTTCCTCACATCCCTCC AACCTAAGGAGCTGCAGCTGCTATTCTTCTCCGAGACTCTGACCATGGTCTCAgacacaggggagcccctgggagAGCTGACCATTGATGTGCAGAAAGGGAAATACAGAGATGAACTCGGGGTCATCTCAGACTGCCTCATCGTGCATGCCTTCAACCGTGGCTACTTGGACAACACGCTCTGTGGAAACTCCCTTTTGG GCTATCTCTCGGGGAAAATGGAGATCATGGAACAACATAGCCATGAGTTCATCAAG TTCCTTGTCCTCCCAATggaaaggaagaccagtttagtGAGGCAGGAAGATCAGCTGGCCATGACCAGGATTGTCAAGGAGGGGGAG GAAATGAAGACCGAAGTGACTTTCTTCCCCTGGAACTCAATCGCTGGCTTCATCTCTGAGGCTGCCAACTTGGTGTTGCTGAGGGCGATGGGCCGGCGGCAGATGGTACCCAGCAACGCCTGCTTCCTTGCCTTGGACACGGAGGGGAAACTCTGCTATTCCACTTAC CAAGCCCTGGGCTTCCAGACAATCCAGGTGGGCCGTCAGCAGGCGGAAGTTTTCATCGTGGAGCAGACCGTACACTCAGAGGAGGGCATCCCCATGTCCTGCCAGTTCTACCTGTTCTCTGATGG GCACCTGGCCAAGAGAGTCCAGGTGGGCTCCCCTGGGTGCTGCATCATCACCAAGATGCCCATCTTGAGGGAGGAGG ATGAGGTTGAGCCTCCTCCTGTGTTTGAGAAGAAGCCCCTAGCGTGGGAGGAGGATATGGAGCTCTACTCGAGGTTTCTGGACCGAAAG gagGAGCTCCGACTCTGCCACACCAGCTACATGCGACACCACCCTGAGGCCCAGGCGCTCATCTCGGACTTCCTGCTCTTCTTGCTGCTGCGCCAGCCTGCGGACGTGGTCACCTTTGCCGCCGAGTACTTCGGTCCCTTCGCGGTGCGCCGCCGGCCGGCCCCGTCCCTGCGCTCGTCCAACCGACCCAGCCCTTTCCGCTCGCTGGCCCCGGAGCAGCCCTCCAGCAGCGGGTCCCCACCCGCCTCGGGGGAGGGCTAG
- the CATIP gene encoding ciliogenesis-associated TTC17-interacting protein isoform X2, with the protein MSYKLHSTGLRAKDHQPSSQKESLPLPEANGEAIKFLTSLQPKELQLLFFSETLTMVSDTGEPLGELTIDVQKGKYRDELGVISDCLIVHAFNRGYLDNTLCGNSLLGYLSGKMEIMEQHSHEFIKEMKTEVTFFPWNSIAGFISEAANLVLLRAMGRRQMVPSNACFLALDTEGKLCYSTYQALGFQTIQVGRQQAEVFIVEQTVHSEEGIPMSCQFYLFSDGHLAKRVQVGSPGCCIITKMPILREEDEVEPPPVFEKKPLAWEEDMELYSRFLDRKEELRLCHTSYMRHHPEAQALISDFLLFLLLRQPADVVTFAAEYFGPFAVRRRPAPSLRSSNRPSPFRSLAPEQPSSSGSPPASGEG; encoded by the exons ATGTCCTACAAACTTCATTCCACAG GACTCAGAGCCAAGGACCACCAGCCCTCATCCCAGAAGGAGAGTCTGCCACTCCCAGAAGCCAATGGGGAAGCCATCAAGTTCCTCACATCCCTCC AACCTAAGGAGCTGCAGCTGCTATTCTTCTCCGAGACTCTGACCATGGTCTCAgacacaggggagcccctgggagAGCTGACCATTGATGTGCAGAAAGGGAAATACAGAGATGAACTCGGGGTCATCTCAGACTGCCTCATCGTGCATGCCTTCAACCGTGGCTACTTGGACAACACGCTCTGTGGAAACTCCCTTTTGG GCTATCTCTCGGGGAAAATGGAGATCATGGAACAACATAGCCATGAGTTCATCAAG GAAATGAAGACCGAAGTGACTTTCTTCCCCTGGAACTCAATCGCTGGCTTCATCTCTGAGGCTGCCAACTTGGTGTTGCTGAGGGCGATGGGCCGGCGGCAGATGGTACCCAGCAACGCCTGCTTCCTTGCCTTGGACACGGAGGGGAAACTCTGCTATTCCACTTAC CAAGCCCTGGGCTTCCAGACAATCCAGGTGGGCCGTCAGCAGGCGGAAGTTTTCATCGTGGAGCAGACCGTACACTCAGAGGAGGGCATCCCCATGTCCTGCCAGTTCTACCTGTTCTCTGATGG GCACCTGGCCAAGAGAGTCCAGGTGGGCTCCCCTGGGTGCTGCATCATCACCAAGATGCCCATCTTGAGGGAGGAGG ATGAGGTTGAGCCTCCTCCTGTGTTTGAGAAGAAGCCCCTAGCGTGGGAGGAGGATATGGAGCTCTACTCGAGGTTTCTGGACCGAAAG gagGAGCTCCGACTCTGCCACACCAGCTACATGCGACACCACCCTGAGGCCCAGGCGCTCATCTCGGACTTCCTGCTCTTCTTGCTGCTGCGCCAGCCTGCGGACGTGGTCACCTTTGCCGCCGAGTACTTCGGTCCCTTCGCGGTGCGCCGCCGGCCGGCCCCGTCCCTGCGCTCGTCCAACCGACCCAGCCCTTTCCGCTCGCTGGCCCCGGAGCAGCCCTCCAGCAGCGGGTCCCCACCCGCCTCGGGGGAGGGCTAG
- the CATIP gene encoding ciliogenesis-associated TTC17-interacting protein isoform X3 — MVSDTGEPLGELTIDVQKGKYRDELGVISDCLIVHAFNRGYLDNTLCGNSLLGYLSGKMEIMEQHSHEFIKFLVLPMERKTSLVRQEDQLAMTRIVKEGEEMKTEVTFFPWNSIAGFISEAANLVLLRAMGRRQMVPSNACFLALDTEGKLCYSTYQALGFQTIQVGRQQAEVFIVEQTVHSEEGIPMSCQFYLFSDGHLAKRVQVGSPGCCIITKMPILREEDEVEPPPVFEKKPLAWEEDMELYSRFLDRKEELRLCHTSYMRHHPEAQALISDFLLFLLLRQPADVVTFAAEYFGPFAVRRRPAPSLRSSNRPSPFRSLAPEQPSSSGSPPASGEG, encoded by the exons ATGGTCTCAgacacaggggagcccctgggagAGCTGACCATTGATGTGCAGAAAGGGAAATACAGAGATGAACTCGGGGTCATCTCAGACTGCCTCATCGTGCATGCCTTCAACCGTGGCTACTTGGACAACACGCTCTGTGGAAACTCCCTTTTGG GCTATCTCTCGGGGAAAATGGAGATCATGGAACAACATAGCCATGAGTTCATCAAG TTCCTTGTCCTCCCAATggaaaggaagaccagtttagtGAGGCAGGAAGATCAGCTGGCCATGACCAGGATTGTCAAGGAGGGGGAG GAAATGAAGACCGAAGTGACTTTCTTCCCCTGGAACTCAATCGCTGGCTTCATCTCTGAGGCTGCCAACTTGGTGTTGCTGAGGGCGATGGGCCGGCGGCAGATGGTACCCAGCAACGCCTGCTTCCTTGCCTTGGACACGGAGGGGAAACTCTGCTATTCCACTTAC CAAGCCCTGGGCTTCCAGACAATCCAGGTGGGCCGTCAGCAGGCGGAAGTTTTCATCGTGGAGCAGACCGTACACTCAGAGGAGGGCATCCCCATGTCCTGCCAGTTCTACCTGTTCTCTGATGG GCACCTGGCCAAGAGAGTCCAGGTGGGCTCCCCTGGGTGCTGCATCATCACCAAGATGCCCATCTTGAGGGAGGAGG ATGAGGTTGAGCCTCCTCCTGTGTTTGAGAAGAAGCCCCTAGCGTGGGAGGAGGATATGGAGCTCTACTCGAGGTTTCTGGACCGAAAG gagGAGCTCCGACTCTGCCACACCAGCTACATGCGACACCACCCTGAGGCCCAGGCGCTCATCTCGGACTTCCTGCTCTTCTTGCTGCTGCGCCAGCCTGCGGACGTGGTCACCTTTGCCGCCGAGTACTTCGGTCCCTTCGCGGTGCGCCGCCGGCCGGCCCCGTCCCTGCGCTCGTCCAACCGACCCAGCCCTTTCCGCTCGCTGGCCCCGGAGCAGCCCTCCAGCAGCGGGTCCCCACCCGCCTCGGGGGAGGGCTAG